A region of the Apium graveolens cultivar Ventura chromosome 6, ASM990537v1, whole genome shotgun sequence genome:
CTCTCtgttatctctctctctctattttcTATCTCTCTCTGTTTTCTTGATCTCTCCCTCACTCTTTTTATTTTGATTTACTTCTGTTATAATTTGTTGCTGAATATGTTTATTTTGACATGTTATCTTTAATTTTATTGCCTTAGGTATAACATAATTATAAGATTACTGTGGCTGCTAATCTTGGTTTATAAGGGGTTTTAATTTAGTATATATGCTTGTCGGTTTTAATTAATATATCTGTATTTCTGCCTAAATTGATGAAATCTTGTTGTTAAATATGATGGCATTCTATAATCCGATATGAACTATGTGTTGCTGCGTTGCTCTGATCAATGAGAGTCATATCTGATATGAACAATGTGTTGCTGCGTGGCTCTGTGTCAATGAGAGTGAAATCCGATATATTTGAACAATTTTTAAAGTCTAGGGACAAGTTTTGACGGTTCAAAGTAATTAATTAAACATGAGAAGATGTCTGAATGAATGTTTGATTGATAGGAGAGTACTTCTGCTTTATAACGAAGCCTTTTCACTAAAGATATCTTGTTTGGAGATCAAAGTGACCTAATACTAGTAACATATCAAAACTTGTTAGGCAGTTGGGGCTTATAATTAACCAAAATGATCTCTTCTTGAACCCTACATTGATGGAGGACCATTTCTCACCGGAGAACACGGGTGGATGGTAGATGCTTAGTATAGTTCTTGAATATTATCTGCGAGAGACAATATAAGCATATATCCATGTTTGTTTTTTGGATAATCCTGTGTACAATAAGTTCTTTTGTTGGTTAGTGTAAAACATTTTGTTAGTATACTTATCATTTCTTCACTATTGCAGTATGGAGCATACACTTGCACGATTCAACAAATCTGTAGAATCGAAAAATTCTGCAATCGAGCATAAGGTACTGGTCTTTATTAAAAATGAGTGTCATTTTTAACAATGATGGGACTCTTACATGGCATATTATAGTACTCTTAATTGCGTAATTTCCTTATTGATCATCTTATTCCACAAAATAGTCACTAGCATGATATGCTCATTGTTGTAGTTGAACATTTCTATAAATCAACATACGTGATGCTCATTGTAGTTGAACATTTATTCTAGTTTTAATTTGTTTATTTGCCTTCATGTAATGTACTACATTTCAGGGTACGGATGTTTTAGAAGTGGAATGTCTGAAACAGGACATTGCAGATCTCCAACTAAAAAATATGTAAGTTTCCTTATACCTGCCAAGTCGTCAAACAGTTGTTTTTGGAAGAAGATACTTATTGCTATCATGTTTTTCATTTTCTATAGGCAGTTATTGGGGAAGGACCTTACTGGCTTGGGCTTGAAAAAATTGCAAGAGTTGGAGCAGCAATTGAATGAAGGGTTATTATCTGTCAAGGACAAGAAGGTTTATTTACGCATCTCCCTGTAACTTAATATATCTATAAATTGAATTGTTTTATGCAGAAAAACGGCTATCTTAACATAATGTTAAATTATTTCAGGAGCAACTACTGATGGAGGAACTGGACCTATCTAGGAAAAAGGTACAAAGTTACAGTTTTGATCTTCTATACAGTTATGACTAGCTTCAAATTGTTTGATGAAGAAATTACGTGAATTTATTCAACCTTAAAGAACAATTGGATGTAAATATGACTCTGATAATTCTAGTAATGTACATAGGTGATGTCCCATGTAGATTTGTGTTTTTATTTGCAAGTCAAATTCGCGGATTAAGTAAATAATATAGTATCTTGCAATTTATTTAGCCAAAAAAAAGTGTCCTGCAAGTATAGCGATCAATATGTACAAGAAGCATGATGCTAGACTGCaagaaagagaaaagaaaaattaCATGACTGATGTGGTGTTTACGACTAATGAAAGACCACAACATGTATTGTGGTATCGAAAGAACGTTATAACTAATTTTTTCACTTCCCTCACTACCAGGAACAGGAGTTCATAATGGAAAATGCTACCCTGCGCAGAAAGGTAAATCAATTATCCTTTAGAAGAATTCGTTTTATGTTCTGTCCCATATACGTAGTTTCTAAATAATACTGTAATACTTTCATTTTTTTTTGATATATTGgtttcatatttttaatatgaTTGCAGATTGAGTGGCTTCAAAGTTTTTTCCCCTTAAATGCGTTCCCAGAGTCAGGCTACCTTGAACGTGAAGTGCCAAGGAATAAGCATGAAGTGCCAAGGAAATTGTCTCCCAAAAGACAAGCATCCTTAAGTCAGAATACAGAGTGTCAAACTGAAGATGAAAATGGAGAGTTTATGATGACCTTATTCCTCGGGTAATTCAACTTCTTAAGAAGCGTTGTGCTTTGATTTTCAACGATATCCAGAGAGTATTTTATTAGCATTCTTACATTGTCTTCCCTTTTTTGAGTTCTCTCAGTCTCATTAACGATAACATTTTATCGTATTCAGTCAGTTTAATTCAGTCTTTTTGCATGCACAGCCCCCTCCTGATAATGGTCAAAGGAAAAGGAAGACTCCGGAAAAAGACACTGGAACTCCAGCTGGTACTTCCCACAGTCAGATTGAGTAATGATTCCTGCCTTTTGTTGCTTGCCGAAGACCATTTTGAAAATGGAAGTTATTTTGAATATGCATTAGTTGTCCGACTACTTAGCTTCGTATATGACCTCCTCCCCCTTCTCTTCCCCTTCTGATCAATGATTTTATGATGTTCTGGTAATTACATAGATGATGATCATTATATAGTGAAACGTTTTGTGGGGTAAATTTTGAAGACAAAAGTTGTAGTTATAAGCTACTCTTTTTGCTTGGGTCGCAATTAATATTTTGTTCATTTTGTTTCTTGAGACTAATGTTGAAGTTGGAAGAGAGGTATTCTTCCCTTTATTCAATTAGTACTTTGGGGTGCTTTACGAAGCATACATTCTGATCTTGGCAATTTCTATTGGAGTTGTTTTATGAAACATATGTGCTACATTATGTTTTACTGGTTTTGTTACTCAGAGACTAATGTCAGAGTTATTAATGAGACTACTCTTCCCTTCATTCAGCTCATACTTTGAGATGCTTTTGTAACCCGTACATGCTAATTTGGGCAATCTCTCTCGGAGATTTTTAATGGAGAACATATGTGTTAAATTGATATTTTGCTGGTTTTGTTATTCGAGACTTATGTCAGAGTTAGTAACAAGATATTCTCCCGTAGCACTCCTCTTGATCAACCTCTTGATTAACAGATAAAAGAGTTTCTTGAAAAAGATGAGAATCACGAGGATAAACTAGGTCATCTAACATATCAATATCCCACTCTTTCGTACCCGCCTCCATTTGACTAGAAAGTTTTCTGATGCAAGAGACCGGGATGGTAAGAAATTATCCAAGGATTTTTATTATCAGGGAGCCAGGTTTCCCTGTTAAATTCACATTATGCTTTGAAAGATGGATTTCTTAACTTGAGAGACTCTTGTGATAATTTAATTGCTAAGGTGCCTATGACCAAGAATCGTATGTTTATCCTCAAAATTGAAAATGATGGTCCAAAATGTTTAAAGCCTTATGTTGGAGATTCTTCTTGTCTTTGTCATCTTAGGGTTGGGCACTTAAATTTTGAAGGATTAAATTCACTATCTAAGAAGCACATAGTGAATGGTTTGTCGCACATCAATCATCCAAATCAAATTTGTGAATGATGTCTATACGGAAAGTAATCAAGAAGGAGTTTTCTAAATGAATCTATGACAAGAGCAAATGAGTCAATTGAACTTATTCACTCGGATGTATGTGGGCCTTTTAATCCTACATTTTTATAGCAAAAACTGTTATTTCTTattatttattgatgattttagccGCAAGATATGGGTATACTTTCTCAAAGAGAAGTCTCAAGTTTTTGGATACTATAAAAAATTCAAAACCCAAGTTGAAAAGCAGAGCGAATGTCAAAGAAAAGTAATTCATTAGGATCGCAGGAGGCGAATTCAATTCAAATGAGTTCTTAAAAATCTGTGAAGATCATGGAATAAGAAGACCCATAACGATGCCAAGATCACCTCAATAAAACGGAGTCTCGGAAAGAAAAAATAGAAGTTGTCTTAATATGGCTCGAAGCATGCTAAAGAGCAAAAATATGCCTTAGGAATTTTGGGCCGAAGCGGTAGATTGTGCCGTTTTCTTGTAATATTGATGTCCAACAAGAGGTGTCAAAGACATGACTCTACAACAAACATGGAAAGGAAAAAGACCATCTTTTACTCACTTACGAGTGTTTGGAAGCATAACTTATGCACATATCGATGATGAGCTACGAACAAAGTTGGATTAAAAAGTGAGAAGTATGTCTTTGTTGGCTATAATGCAAGAGCAAAGGGGTACAAACTTTACAACCCCTTCAATGGAATTTTTTTTATTAGTATAGATGTTGTGTTTGATGAAGAAAGCTCATGGGATTGGAGCAATGCACAAGAAGATTATAATTTTTTCCCATTTGTTGATGAAGAAGATATTGAAGAAAATTATGGCAACATATCACTCCTTCCACATCACCATGAGCAACAAGTAGTGATGGAGAAACCACTCCTTCATCTTCTTCAAGTGATAGTGATGAGACACCGTCAAGTAACTATAGAAGTCTTCAAGAAATTTATGATGAAACGTATGAGGTTCCCGCCATTTCCGACTTAATTCTACTTTATCTTCTAGCGAAATCTGAACCAACAAGCTTCAAAGAAGCCGTGCAAGATGAAAGGTGGAAGAAAGCAATGGAAGAGAAGATTGAGTCTATCAAGAAGAATGACACATGGGAGTTAACAACCCTTCCTAAAGGGTAGAAGCTATTGGTGTGAAATGAGTATATAAGGTGAAGAAAAATGCTCAAAGCATGGTTTAAAAATACAAGGTAAGATGGTTAGCCAAAGGTTACAATCAAATACATGGAGTAGATTATGATGAAGTATTGGCACTGGTTGCAGGAATGGAGACTATAAGGCTAATAATCTCTTAGCGGTAAAAAATAGATGGAAAATTCATAATGGATGTAAAATCTACCTTTTTGAAATGGTGTTTTTGAAGAAACTGTGTATGTGGAGCAACCATTGGGATACATCGTGAAAGTACAAGGAAAAGTATTAGTTAAATAAGACCCTATACGGATTGAAATAAGCGCCAAGGGCGTGGAATAGTAGACTTGACAAATACTTTCAAATCTTAAGGATTTCACAAGTGTCCTCATGAACATGCTCAATATGCCAAGGTTACAAAAAATGAAGAATTTCATCTTGCGTGCTTGTATGTGAATGATTTAATATTTGCAGGGAAATAGTCCTAGTATGTTTGAGAAATTTATGAAAGACATGAGAAGAGAATTTAGATGACCAACATTGGGCCTATGTCTTACTATCTTGGCATTGAAGTGAAGCAAATGAATGATGGAATACCAATATCACAAGGAAACTACACAAGGGAGATTTTGAAGAAGTTCAAGTTGGAAAATTATCAAGCCGTTAGCACCCCTATTGAGTGTGGATCAAAGGTGTCAAATTTAGAAGAAGGTGAGAAGGCGGATCACCTTACTTCAAAAGTCTTATGGGAAGTTTGAGATACTTGACATGCACGAAGCCCGACATACTTTATAGTGTTGGACTTGTTAGTCGCTACATGGAGACTCCAACAACACCACACTTGAAGGCGGGTAAGAGAATTCTTTGTTATCTTAAAGGTACGATGGATTATGGGTTATTTTATCATCGTTCTAATTAGTTCAAATTTGTTAGATACTGTGATAGTGATTGGGGCGGTGACATTGATGAGCAAAAGAGTACCCCCGAATATGTGTTCTTTATGAGTGACACATCTTTTTCATAGAGTTCAAAAAAACAACACATTTTACTTTATCTACTTTTGAATGGAATATGTGGCGGCATGCTCTTGTGTTTGTCAAGCTATAAGGTTAAGGAAATTTTTGGGGAAGCTCAACATGCCAGAAAATGAGTCTACTGAAATATTGGTTGATAATAAGTCTGTTATAGCTTTGGCGAAAAATCCGGTGTTTCATGAACGGAGCAAGCCTATTGACACAAAATATCATTATTCGAGAGTGCATTGCA
Encoded here:
- the LOC141668268 gene encoding uncharacterized protein LOC141668268 is translated as MGRAKLEIAKIENANSRQSTFKKRRAGLMKKAHELSVLCDAEIAIIVFSSTGKLFEFASSSMEHTLARFNKSVESKNSAIEHKGTDVLEVECLKQDIADLQLKNMQLLGKDLTGLGLKKLQELEQQLNEGLLSVKDKKEQLLMEELDLSRKKEQEFIMENATLRRKIEWLQSFFPLNAFPESGYLEREVPRNKHEVPRKLSPKRQASLSQNTECQTEDENGEFMMTLFLGPLLIMVKGKGRLRKKTLELQLVLPTVRLSNDSCLLLLAEDHFENGSYFEYALVVRLLSFVYDLLPLLFPF